A section of the Clostridium felsineum DSM 794 genome encodes:
- the gmd gene encoding GDP-mannose 4,6-dehydratase has protein sequence MKKAIITGITGQDGSYLTEFLLKKGYEVHGIIRRASSFNTKRIDHLFEDPKIGNKTLFLHHGDLTDSSNINRILEKVQPDEIYNLAAQSHVQVSFEVPEYTVETDAVGTLRFLDAIKESGIKCKFYQASTSELFGGMKETAPQNEKTPFYPRSPYGAAKLYAYWITVNYREAYGIFACNGILFNHESPRRGETFVTRKITRAIASIADGKQDKVSLGNLNAKRDWGYSGDYVEAMWLMLQQDKPQDYVIATGETHTVREFVEKAFKVIGMEIVWRGTGIDEIGIDKATGKVLVDINPRYFRPTEVEVLLGDASKAERELGWRRKTSFDKLIRMMVAADFNEICGISLEEYIKREQTFEEMT, from the coding sequence GTGAAAAAAGCTATTATAACTGGAATAACAGGACAGGATGGATCGTACTTAACAGAATTTTTACTAAAAAAAGGCTATGAAGTACATGGAATAATACGGCGTGCCAGTTCTTTTAATACGAAAAGAATAGATCATTTATTTGAAGATCCTAAAATAGGTAATAAGACACTGTTTCTTCATCATGGTGATTTGACAGATTCTAGTAATATAAACAGAATATTAGAGAAGGTACAGCCTGATGAGATATATAATTTAGCAGCTCAAAGTCATGTTCAAGTTTCTTTTGAGGTACCTGAGTATACAGTAGAAACTGATGCTGTTGGAACCTTAAGATTTTTAGATGCTATAAAGGAATCAGGAATCAAGTGTAAATTTTATCAAGCTTCTACCTCTGAGCTTTTCGGGGGAATGAAGGAAACAGCACCTCAAAATGAAAAAACTCCCTTTTATCCAAGAAGTCCATACGGAGCTGCAAAACTTTATGCCTACTGGATTACTGTGAACTATAGAGAAGCATATGGTATTTTCGCTTGCAATGGTATTCTTTTTAATCATGAATCGCCAAGGAGAGGAGAGACCTTTGTAACAAGGAAAATTACAAGAGCAATTGCAAGTATTGCAGATGGCAAACAGGATAAAGTTTCACTGGGAAATTTAAATGCTAAACGTGATTGGGGATATTCTGGGGACTACGTTGAAGCTATGTGGTTAATGCTTCAACAGGATAAACCACAGGATTATGTAATTGCAACAGGAGAGACTCATACAGTTCGTGAATTTGTAGAAAAAGCATTTAAGGTTATAGGAATGGAAATAGTTTGGAGAGGTACTGGAATAGATGAAATAGGAATTGATAAAGCTACAGGAAAAGTTCTTGTGGATATAAACCCAAGATATTTTAGACCAACCGAGGTTGAGGTGCTTTTAGGAGATGCTTCAAAAGCAGAAAGAGAGCTTGGCTGGAGGAGAAAAACTAGCTTCGATAAGCTTATTCGTATGATGGTAGCCGCTGATTTTAATGAAATATGCGGTATTAGCTTAGAAGAATACATAAAAAGAGAACAAACTTTTGAGGAGATGACATAA